tacatacacgtgatatatgtaataatatgctatatacacacgttacatacacgtgatatatataataatatgttatatacacacgttacatacacgtgatatatataataatatgttatatacacacgttacatacacgtgatatatataataatatgttatatacacacgttacatacacgtgatgtaacatgttatatacacacgttacatacatgtgatatatatatataatatgttatgaacacacgttacatacatgtgatatatataataatatgttatatacacacgttacatacacgtgatatatataataatatgttatatacacacgttacatacatgtgatatatataataatatgttatatacacacgttacatacacgtgatatatataataatatgttatatacacacgttacatacatgtgatatatgtaataatatgttatatacacacgttacatacacgtgatatatataataatatgttatatacacacgttacatacacgtgatagatataataatatgttatatacacacgttacatacacgtgatatatataataatatgttatatacacacgttacatacacgtgatgtaacatgttaaatacacacgttacatacatgtgatatatgtaataatatgttatatacacacgttacatacacgtgatatatataatagcatgttatatacacacgttacatacacgtgatatatgtaataatatgttatatacacacgttacatacatgtgatatatgtaataacatgttatatacacacgttacatacacgtgatatatgtaataatatgtaatatacacacgttacatacacgtgatatatataataatatgttatatacacacattacatacacgtgatatatgtaataatatgttatatacacacgttacatacacgtgatatatataataatatgttatatacacacgttacatacacgtgatatatgtaataatatgttatatacacacgttacatacatgtgatatatgtaataatatgttatatacaaacgttacatacacgtgatatatgtaataatatgttatatacacacgttacatacatgtgatatatgtaataatatgttatatacacacgttacatacacgtgatatatgtaataatatgttatatacaaacgttacatacacgtgatatatataataatatgttatatacacacgttacatcatACCCCCCAGACGCCATcagaccccccagaccccccgTCGTTGTGCCTCACCACGGAGGTGTTGAGTCCGGACATCACCGGGTCGTGGACCTCGCGGCAGATCGCCCCGTCGGCGCCGCAGGCCGAGATCAGCGTGGTGACCCGGTCCGGGTCTGTGGCGGTCTTCACATCAGACAGCCCCTTGGCCCACGCCGCCGAGCTCACCAGCCACATGAAGGAGAACACGGCGGTGACCCCCaggtcctgcacacacacacagtgagaggcagcctccagaggtcagaggtcagaggtcagggcggcgCACGTACGATCAGAGGGCCCTTGTTGTTCTCCTTGTACTTGTCGTAGAAGAAGACGTAGACGCCCAGAGCCGCCGTGGAGTAGAGGAAGGCGAAGACGCCGACGGTGACGAAGAACTCCGCCGAGGAAGAGTAGTCGCCCACGAGGAAGAGGCGCTCGCTGTTCTGGTCCTGACAGGTGGGGGCGTCGAAGTACACCTGGTGGAGcctgggagggggaggagcctcagcgTCAGCTGTGTGGCTGACTCAACActgacacaggtacacaagtacacaagtacacaggtacacaagtacacaggtacacaagtacacaagtacacaggtacacaggtacacaggtacacaggtacacaggtacacaagtacacaggtacacaggtacacaggtacacaggtacacaggtacacaagtacacaggtacacaggtacacaagtacacaggtacacaggtacacaagtacaggtacacaagtacacaggtacaggtacacaagtACAAgggtgcacaggtacacaggtgccAACCTggtacacaggtgcacaggtgcacaggtacgcaaggtacacaggtacacaggtgcacGCACAaggtgcacaggtacacaggtagtgcacaggtgcacaggtgcacaggtgcacagattgcacacaggtgcacaggtgcacaggtgcacaggtgcacaggtgcacaggtgcacaggtgcacaggtacacaggtgcacaggtgcacaggtgcacacaatttggtgcacaggtgcacaggtgcacaggtacacaggtgcacaggtgcctgagtgcacaggtacacaggtgcacAAGTGCTggcacacaggtgcacaggtacacaggtgcacaggtgcacaggtacacaggtacacaggtgcacaaagtacacaggtacacaggtacacaagtgcacaggtacaagtacacaggtgcacaggtgcacaggtacacaggtacacaggtgcacaggtgcacaAGGTGCACAGATTGCCtggtgcacaggtacacaggtacacaggtgcacaagtacacaggtacacaggtgcacagtgtacacaggtacacaggtacaggtgcacaggtacacaggtgcacaggtgcacacaggtgcacacaggtGCCTGACACAGGTgcacacaagtacacaggtgcacaagtacacaggtacacaggtgcacaggtgcacaggtacacaggtgcacaggtgcacTGGTGCacaagtacaggtacacaggtgcacaggtgcacaggtgccAGGTGCACAGGCACACAAGTACTggtgcacaggtgcacaggtacacaggtgcacaggtgcacaAGCCTTACAGGTGCACAAGTGCCACAGgtgcacacaggtgcacaggtgcacaggtgcacaggtacacaggcacacaggtgcacaggtgcaggtacacaggtacacaggtgcacAAATTGCagtacacaggtgcacaggtgcacaggtacacaagtgcacaggtggacaggtggacaggtacacaggtgcacaggtgcacaggtacacaggtgcacaggtgcaggtgcacaggtacacaggtgcacaggtacacaggtacacaggtgcacaagtacacaggtgcacaggtgcacaggtgcacaggtacacaggtgcacaggtgcacaggtgcacagcacacaggtgcacaggtacacaagtgcacaggtgcacaggtgcacaggtacattacacaggtgcacaggtgcacaggtgcacaggtgcacaggttacacaggtacacaggtgcacaggtgcacaggtacaaggtacacaggtgcacaggtgcacaggtacacaggtgcacaggtacacaggtgcacaggtacacaagtgcaacacaggtacaagtacacaggtatacaagtacacaagtacaggtGCACAAGTgcacaagtacacaggtacacagggtacacaggtacaggtgcacaggtacacaggtgcacaggtgcacaagtacacaggtacacaggtacaggtgcacagtgcacaggtgcacaggtgcacaggtacagtgcacaagtacacaggtacacaggtataaaagtacacaagtacaggtacacaggtacaggtacacagggacaggtacacaggtgcacaagtacacaggtacacagtacacacaggtgcacaggtgcacagggggtgcacaggtgcacaagtacacacaggtacaggtgccTGGGTACACAGGTGCACAAGTGCACAGGTacagtacacaggtacacaggtgcacaagtacacaggtatacaaggacacaagtacacaggtacacaggtatacaagtacacaagtacaggtacacaggtacacaggtacaggtacacaggtacacaggtacacaggtacaggtacaggtacacaggtacacaagtacacaggtacacaggtacacaggtacaggtacacaggtacacaagtacacaggtgcacaagtacacaggtacacaagtacacaggtacacaagtacacaagtacacaggtgcacaagtacacaggtacacaggtacacaggtacacaagtacacaagtacacaggtacacaggtacacaggtacacaggtacataggtacaggtacaggtacacaggtacacaagtacacagggACAGGTACatgtacacaggtacacaggtacaggtacacaggtacacaagtacacaggtacacaggtacacaggtacaggtacacaagtaaacaggtacaggtacaggtacacaggtacacaagtacacaggtacaggtacaagtacacaggtatacaagtacacaggtacaggtacaagtacacaggtatacaagtacacaggtacaggtattcaggtacacaggtacaggtacacaggtacaagtacacaggtatacaagtacacaagtacaggtattcaggtacacaggtacaagtacacaggtacacaggtacaagtacacaggtacacaggtacacaggtacacaggtacacaagtacacaggtacaggtacaagtacacaggtatacaagtacacaagtacaggtattcaggtacacaggtacacgggTGAttgtacaggtacaggtacacaggtacacaagtacaggtacacaagtacacaggtacacaggtacacaagtacacaagtacacaggtacacaggtacacaagtacaggtacacaagtacaggtacacaggtacaggtacacaggtacacaggtacaggtacacaggtacaggtacacaggtacaggtacacagtgcACGTACAGGTgcggtacaggtacaggtacacaggtacacaggtacacaggtgcacaggtacaggtacacaggtacaggtgcgggtacaggtacacagacacagGTGCAGGTACAggtgcacaggtacaggtgcacaggtgcaggtgcacaggtgcacaggtgcacaggtaggtgcaggtgcacaggtacaggtacaggtgagggtcacaggtacaggtacacaggtacaggtacacaggggcaggtacacaggtgcacagggCTGGGTGCAGGTGCACAGGCACAGGTGCAcaggcacaggtacacagatGTACAggcacaggtgcacaggtacaggtgcacaggtgcaggtacacaggtacaggtgcaggtacacaggtacacgggcacaggtgcacaggcacaggtgcacaggtacaggtgcaggtgcacaggtgcaggtacaggtacaggtacacaggtgcacaggtacaggcacaggtacacaggtgcacaggtacaggtgcaggtgcacaggtacacaggtgcaATTGCACAGGTACAGGCACACAGATTacaggtgcacaggtacacaggtgcacaggtgcaggtacacaggtgcacagggcacaggtacaggtgcacATTGGTACGGGtgcaggtacaggtacacaggtacaggtgcacaggtacaggtgcaggtgcacaggtacaggtgcaggtacacaggtgcacacaggtgcacaggtgcacaggtacacaggtgtacaggtacaggtacataggtacaggtacaggtacagaggtacacaggtacaggtacaggtacacaggtacaggtacaggtacaggtacacaggtacaggtacacaggtacacaggcacaggtacacaggtacaggtacaggtacacaggtacaggtacaggtacacaggtacaggtacaggtacacaggtacaggtacaggtacacaggtacaggtacacaggtacacaggcacaggtacacaggtacaggtacacaggtacacaggtacaggtacaggtacacaggtacacaggcacaggtacacaggtacaggtacacaggtacaggtacacagtggTAGTACTCACCTGAAGGGATACTCAAAGTCCACCTGGATGCTCAGGTCGCTCTCTGTGCGGTTCTTGCACTCGACCGCCATGCGGAACATCCCGGAGTAACTTCCACAGGTGGAGAAGGCAAAGATGGAGAAGaactggaggaggagacattATGAATGTTATTATAACACATCATACGTATGGGGGAAGGTCATAGtcctccatcatcaccatcatcatcatcatcaccatcattaccaccatcatcatcaccatcatcaccatcaccattatcaccatcaccattaccatcatcatcatcaccattatcatcaccatcatcaccatcaccattatcatcaccatcatcatcatcaccatcattaccaccatcatcatcaccatcatcaccatcatcatcatcaccatcatcatcaccatcaccattatCACCATCACCATTATCACcattaccatcatcatcatcatcaccattatcatcatcatcaccattatcatcaccatcaccattatcaccatcaccattaccatcatcatcatcatcaccattatcatcaccatcatcaccatcaccattatcatcaccatcatcaccatcatcaccatcaccattatcaccatcaccattatcaccatcaccattatcaccatcaccattatcaccatcaccatcatcatcatcaccatcatcaccatcaccattatcaccatcaccattatcaccatcaccatcatcatcatcatcatcatcaccattatcatcaccatcatcaccatcaccattatcatcaccatcatcaccatcaccattatcaccatcaccattaccatcatcatcatcaccattatcatcaccatcatcaccattatcatcaccatcatcaccatcatcatcatcatcatcaccatcatcaccatcatcatcatcaccatcatcaccaccatcatcatcaccatcatcaccatcatcaccatcatcaccatcatcatcatcaccatcatcaccatcaccattatcaccatcaccattaccatcatcatcatcatcaccattatcatcaccatcatcaccatcaccattatcaccatcatcatcaccatcaccattattatcaccatcaccatcatcatcaccattatcatcaccatcatcaccatcatcatcatcaccatcatggtggtagtggtggtggtggtagtggtggtgtagtggtggtggtggtggtggtggtagtggtggtggtggtggtggtggtggtgtggtggtggtagtggtggtgtagtggtggtggtgtggtggtggtgtagtggtggtagtggtggtggtggtggtggtggtgtggtggtggtggtgtagtggtggtggtggtggtggtggtggtggtggtggtggtggtggtgtggtggtgagtggtggtggtgtggtggtggtggtggtaggggtggtgtggtggtgtggtggtggtggtggtgttggtggtggtggtggtggtggtggtgtggtggtggtggtgtggtggtgtggtggtgtggtggtggtggtgtggtggtgttggtggtggtggtggtggtggtggtgtggtggtgttggtggtggtggtggtggtggtggtggtggtggtggtggtggtggtggtggtgatggtggtggttgtggtggtggtggtggtggtgatggtggtggtggtggtggtggtggtagtgatggtggtggtggtggtggtgttggtggtggtggtggtggtggtggtggtggcaggcagtggtggtgtggtggtggtggtggtggtggtggtggtggtgtgggtggtggtggtgtggtggtgtggtggtgtagtggtggtgttggtggtggtggtgtggtggtgtggtggtggtggtgtagtggtggtggtggtgtagtggtggtgtagtggtggtgtagtggtggtggtggtggtggtggtgatggtggtggtggtagtggtggtggtggtggtggtggtggtggtggtgtggtggtggtggtggtggtagtggtggtgtagtggtggtggtgtagtggtggtggtggtggtggtagtggtggtgtggtggtggtggtggtggtaggggtggtgtggtggtgagtggtggtggtggtggtgggtggtgtagtggtggtggtggtggtagtggtggtggtagtggtagtggtggtgtgtagtggtggtggtggtggtggtgtagtggtggtggtagtggtggtggtagtggtggtggtagtggtggtggtgtggtggtagtggtggtgtagtggtggtggtagtggtgtggtggtggtggtggtggtagtggtggtgtggtggtggtgtagtggtggtggtggtgtggtggtggtggtggtggtgtagtggtggtgtggtggtggtggtggtggtggtgtggtggtgtagtggtgtagtggtggtggtggtggtagtggtggtggtagtggtggtggtggtggtggtagtggtggtggtagtggtggtgtagtggtggtgtagtggtggtggtagtggtggtggtagtggtggtggtgtggtggtggtggtggtgtagtggtggtggtagtggtggtggtggtggtgtagtggtggtggtgtagtggtggtagtggtggtggtggtggtggtggcggtgtagtggtggtggtgtagtggtggtagtggtggtggtggtggtggtggtggtggtgatggtggtggtggtagtggtggtgtagtggtggtggtgtagtggtggtggtggtggtggtggtgtagtggtggtggtggtggtggtggtgtagtggtggtgtagtggtggtggtggtggtgtagtggtggtgtggtggtggtggtggtggtgtagtggtggtagtggtggtggtggtggtggtgtagtggtggtggtgttgtagtggtggtggtggtggtgtagtggtggtggtgatgtagtggtggtggtggtggtgtagtggtggtggtggtggtggtgtggacTCACCCATTGTAAGGCCTTAATGAAGCCCAGAGGAACCTTCAGCATCCGGAACTGACCTTGAGCCACGAGCTGCAGACAGAACAGACAttcaggttcatcaccatggaaaCACTGAGATGTCGCGGCTCATGGCCGTCACCGGTTCCCCCAGAGCACCAGAGATTCACCAACACCATCATTCCATTCATAAAGATTCTTTATTTTCCAGCACAGCAGACGGCGCCTCTGATCACTCTCTTCCAGCTCTGCTGCACTTTATACGGCTGATTaacaatcagccagcagctccgcccccacagctgccacagttatAAAGCCTTAAAAACAACCAATGGTAGCACAGCATATACTT
The genomic region above belongs to Pseudoliparis swirei isolate HS2019 ecotype Mariana Trench chromosome 9, NWPU_hadal_v1, whole genome shotgun sequence and contains:
- the LOC130198921 gene encoding synaptophysin-like, yielding MVLLVAQGQFRMLKVPLGFIKALQWFFSIFAFSTCGSYSGMFRMAVECKNRTESDLSIQVDFEYPFRLHQVYFDAPTCQDQNSERLFLVGDYSSSAEFFVTVGVFAFLYSTAALGVYVFFYDKYKENNKGPLIDLGVTAVFSFMWLVSSAAWAKGLSDVKTATDPDRVTTLISACGADGAICREVHDPVMSGLNTSVAFGFINLILWGGNLWFVFKETGVVAPFMRAPPPQEKPAAPEASGQQGAYEQDPYAGNQGGYQPEYSQQGYHQEAEFGQAAPASFSNQM